AATGCGGCCGTGTCGTTAGCCGGCATCGGATACTGGAAGCGCCGCCGCGCGCGGCGCCGTAACGGCACTACGCCGGGCTGGCCCATGATCGGGCGCACCGGGCCGTCGTGGCCATTGCGCAGCACTTGCAAATGGTTCGACAGCCAGCCGTTGTAAAGCGCGACCGCGGCAGCGCGATTCGGCGCGCCGAGCTGCTGGAATATGCTGGTCAGATGGATCTTGACAGTGCCTTCGCTGATGCCGAGCGTGCGCGCGATCATCTTGTTGGTGCTGCCCATATGGACGCAGCGCATGATTTGCTGCTGACGGGGCGACAGTACGTTGGCCAGTCTGGCGCGGCGCGGCGGCGCGCTCTTCTCGTCGAACGGCCGGATAGCGATGTCCGCTGGCAGCGGAGGATCGAGCGCCAGCGCGCCGGGCGGTACATAGTGACCGCCCAGCAGCACCATTTCAAACGCGCGCACGATCAAACAAGGATCGGTGTCGCGCGGCACGACGCCGAGCACGCCTTCGTCCATGAGGTCTCGCACGGCGGCCGGCGAGATCTGGTCGGAGAGCACGGCAATGCGCAGATCGGGGTAATGGCTGAGCAGATGGCGAATATCCGCGATCGACATCCAGTCCTGCCAATCGACCAGGAGCAGGTCGGGCCGCTGACGCTTGAGCGTGCGTTCGACCTGACGCCAGTCTTGTGCCTCGTTGAAACGCGCCAGGCGGTCGATTTGCCGCAGCAGTGCTTTGAGCCCATCACGTCTTTCCGCGTCTGAGTTGAGTATCGAGAATCGCATGCATGTCTCCAGATGAGTCGGGCGAAGTGGCGCGATGCGTGCGCACGGCGCGTGAGAGCCGGATGCGTTCGCGATGCGTCGCCGTTCCTATGATGACAAATTCCCTTCAGTTTGACGGCCTGTCCAAAAGGCATAAGAGGAATGACGTAAAAATGAACGGGCACAAAAAAGCCCCGTGCGTGACGGGGCTTTTTATGTCGACTCCGACGCGCAAGACGCGCCCGCGAGGATGGTCAATGGAAATGCGGCTGCGCGGGTTCCGCGTCCTCCGGCATTTCGGCGTGGACGATTTCGCCGAGCGGATCGGCATACAGCGGTACGCCGCAGTCGTCGCAATATTCCGGCTCGAAGCGGCCGGCATGGCGGCGCACTTCGGTCACACCGGTTTCCTTGAGCAACGCGACGATTTCTTCGAGCGGATCGTCCGATGCGGCGGTTTCCTGCGGTTCTTCGTCGATACCGGGTTCGCCGTTCTCACGGCCGTACAGCGGCCACACGACGCCGTAGATCACGTCATTGCTGCCGCGGCGCGTGAAGCCAACGCGGTATTCGTCGATGCGGCGTTCGCCGAAACCCGCGACAACGGCGCGCAACTCCTGCGGCGCCGCGCCGATCGTGTCGAACAGATAGCGCACGGCAGTGCGCACCGTGTGAGGGCGCACGCGTTCGTCGGCATCGCGGCAGGCCGAGTAGTAGGCATCCGGCAGCAGGCACTCGAATTCGCAGCCCGGCAACACCAGCGACAGATTGGCGCCGCCTTGCGTGGCCCATTGTTCAAGGCACTGCCCGCGTTCGATCCGGCTGCCTTGTTCTTCTTCCTGCCAGCGGAATGTCGGCTCGCCGACCGGCGCCGCGACCACAGCCAGCAGGAAGCGTGGGTCAGCCAGGATCGGCGAGGTTTCCGGCAACTCGCCGAAATTCAGTTTGACGTTGCCGCCGGCCATGGCTGCCTGCGCGAGTTGCTGGGCGATGCGCCAGGTTTCGACATGATGACGCGGCAGTTGATCGATGCTGTACAGGAACGGCGCCATGGCGACCCGCGTGTTGGCTGCGAGCACGTGCGCCTGCAGATGTGCGCGCAGGGCGTCGGCGGCGTCGGCCTTGAGCGGGCCGGACGGAATCATGTAGCGCGTCCACGCGAGCACGGGTGCGGCGATCAGCAGCGCCTCGTAAGGCGCGCCTTCGTGTTCGACGATGAACGACTCGCTATGGGTTTCCGCCATATCGGCGAGCGCGCCGTAGGCATCGGGATGATTTTGCTGCAGATGATCGAGCGCGGCGTCCAGCGTAGTCTGGTTGGCGTTGCGGACGATTTTGGCCAGCAGCGCATCGAGTTTCGCTTCCCAGAAGCGGTCCTCGGTGCGGCTGCCCGACGCGAAAAGCGCGAGCGAGAGACCGACAAGCTTGTCGGCATCGGGGGGGAGACGTTTGGCGATTCGCGAGCGCATAAATCCGGAAATTGGGGGGCACAGAACCTTATATTCTAGTCTTTTCTATGCCGCCATATTGTTTGGCCGGCAATGCCGGATGAATTAGGACGTTTCTACAGGAAAAATCAGAGCTGTTGAGCGGACCTGAGAGGCCTTTGCGTGGCGACCTAGCCTGATGATATAAGACGCCCGGGGCGCTTGACTCGCTTCTATACTGACCCTTTCAGAGGGCGCTCGACAAACTTACGTCCGCTCGTCACTGGAGTTTGGCGTAACAGGAGATTCATCGTGAAATCGGACCAACTGATCGAACGTCTTGCCGCGGTATTCGCGCTGATTATTCTGGTGGGCGGCTCGCTGCTGGTGCTGGCGCCTTTCACGACCGCGCTGCTGTGGGGCGCGATTCTCAGCTATAGCTCGTGGGGCTTGTACCGGAGGCTGACCGCGGCCATGGGCGGCCGACGCAAAGGGGCCGCCACCTTGATCGTGTTGATCATTCTGATTGTGGTGCTTGGACCGTTCGTCTACGCGGGCTTTGCCTTTGGGGCGCACGTGCACGAGATCGTCGCGCTGGTGCAACGGCTCTTCGAGGGCGGCTTGCCGGATTTGCCGCCGTGGGTTGCCCGAATTCCGCTGGTGGGTTCCAACATCGAGGCATTCTGGGAGCGGCTCACAAGCAGCAATTCGGAACTGATCGCGCAGTTGCGTACGCTCGCGGCGCCCGCCGGCAAGTGGATTCTGGCGGCTGCGATTGCTGTTACGCACGGTCTCGGGCTGCTGGCGTTGAGCATCGTGCTCGCTTTCTTCTTTTACACAGGGGGGGAGGGTGCGGCTGCCTGGCTGAATGCGGGCATGCGGCGTATTGCCGGCGAACGCGCCGATTATCTGCTGGCGTTGGCTGGCAGTACAGTGAAAGGCGTTGTCTATGGAATTCTCGGCACGGCGCTCGTGCAAGGTATTCTGGCCGGCTTCGGATGCTGGATTGCCGGCGTGCCGGCGCCGGCGCTGCTCGGGTTGGCGACATTCTTCCTGTCGGTGATACCGGGCGGCCCTGTTGTCGTCTGGTTGCCCGCGGCAATCTGGCTGTACCACGGCGGCGCGACGGGATGGGCGATCTTCCTGGTGGTGTGGGGCGTACTGGCCGTCGGCATGTCCGACAATGTCATCAAGCCGATCCTGATCGGCAAGAATAGCGACATGCCTCTGATTCTGGTGATGCTAGGTATCTTGGGCGGCGCATTTGCTTTCGGCTTCCTCGGGGTTTTCATCGGCCCGACTTTGCTGGCGGTCGCCTATACCGTGCTCCACGACTGGACGATCGGCGCGCCGGCTGCGCGCGCCTTGGCACCCGACGTGAAGGCGCCTGTTGTCGATGAGCCGGGCCCCGTAAAAAAGGTGCCTTGAATAAATTCCAGATAACGCTTGCAAGGCGGAGTCGGGCTCGCTAGAATCTCGCTCTTTCGTGCTTCGGACAACGGGGCACGGGAGGCGGGAGAGCCAGCAGTGGCAAGGCTTTCAGCGAAGTGGGCAGGTTCAGAAAGTTGGAAAAACCTGTTGACGACGTAGCGAAAGTTCTTCATAATCTCGTTTCTCTGCTGCTGATGCAGCGACGCAGAACGAAGCGGTGCCGGGTAGTTGAAGTGCGGTGCCGGTTCGGTAGTGAATGCGGACTCGATCTTTAAAAATTAACAGCCGATAAGTGTGGGCGCTTGATGCGCGACGCGCGGTGGATCCTTCGGGATCTGCCGAACAAGCGAAAGTATCAAGTCTCACACAGTAATGAAAGGAAGGTTTGACTGTCGCAAGATGGTTGGATCATTCGTCAGTACGTTGAGTGAGCGACCGGTCTCGGAAGAGACCGAAAAACAGTAACAGGTTTGAACTGAAGAGTTTGATCCTGGCTCAGATTGAACGCTGGCGGCATGCCTTACACATGCAAGTCGAACGGCAGCACGGGGGCAACCCTGGTGGCGAGTGGCGAACGGGTGAGTAATACATCGGAACGTGTCCTGTAGTGGGGGATAGCCCGGCGAAAGCCGGATTAATACCGCATACGATCTGCGGATGAAAGCGGGGGCTCCTTCGGGACCTCGCGCTGCAGGGGCGGCCGATGGCAGATTAGCTAGTTGGTGGGGTAAAGGCCTACCAAGGCGACGATCTGTAGCTGGTCTGAGAGGACGACCAGCCACACTGGGACTGAGACACGGCCCAGACTCCTACGGGAGGCAGCAGTGGGGAATTTTGGACAATGGGGGAAACCCTGATCCAGCAATGCCGCGTGTGTGAAGAAGGCCTTCGGGTTGTAAAGCACTTTTGTCCGGAAAGAAAACCTCCTGGTTAATACCTGGGGGGGATGACGGTACCGGAAGAATAAGCACCGGCTAACTACGTGCCAGCAGCCGCGGTAATACGTAGGGTGCAAGCGTTAATCGGAATTACTGGGCGTAAAGCGTGCGCAGGCGGTTCGCTAAGACAGATGTGAAATCCCCGGGCTTAACCTGGGAACTGCATTTGTGACTGGCGGGCTAGAGTATGGCAGAGGGGGGTAGAATTCCACGTGTAGCAGTGAAATGCGTAGAGATGTGGAGGAATACCGATGGCGAAGGCAGCCCCCTGGGCCAATACTGACGCTCATGCACGAAAGCGTGGGGAGCAAACAGGATTAGATACCCTGGTAGTCCACGCCCTAAACGATGTCAACTAGTTGTCGGGTCTTCATTGACTTGGTAACGTAGCTAACGCGTGAAGTTGACCGCCTGGGGAGTACGGTCGCAAGATTAAAACTCAAAGGAATTGACGGGGACCCGCACAAGCGGTGGATGATGTGGATTAATTCGATGCAACGCGAAAAACCTTACCTACCCTTGACATGTATGGAAGTCTGCTGAGAGGTGGATGTGCCCGAAAGGGAGCCATAACACAGGTGCTGCATGGCTGTCGTCAGCTCGTGTCGTGAGATGTTGGGTTAAGTCCCGCAACGAGCGCAACCCTTGTCCCTAGTTGCTACGCAAGAGCACTCTAGGGAGACTGCCGGTGACAAACCGGAGGAAGGTGGGGATGACGTCAAGTCCTCATGGCCCTTATGGGTAGGGCTTCACACGTCATACAATGGTCGGAACAGAGGGTCGCCAACCCGCGAGGGGGAGCCAATCCCAGAAAACCGATCGTAGTCCGGATCGCACTCTGCAACTCGAGTGCGTGAAGCTGGAATCGCTAGTAATCGCGGATCAGCATGCCGCGGTGAATACGTTCCCGGGTCTTGTACACACCGCCCGTCACACCATGGGAGTGGGTTTTACCAGAAGTGGCTAGTCTAACCGCAAGGAGGACGGTCACCACGGTAGGATTCATGACTGGGGTGAAGTCGTAACAAGGTAGCCGTATCGGAAGGTGCGGCTGGATCACCTCCTTTCTCGAGCTAGACGTGTCGAACGTTGAGCGCTCACGCTTATCGGCTGTGAAAATGGACAGACTCAGGGGTCTGTAGCTCAGTTGGTTAGAGCACCGTCTTGATAAGGCGGGGGTCGATGGTTCGAATCCATCCAGACCCACCACTGTTTCTGCGGTGGCTGCGCTAATTGATCAACCCCTGGGGTATCCGTACAGATAGCGATATCTGTGTATGACTGGGGGATTAGCTCAGCTGGGAGAGCACCTGCTTTGCAAGCAGGGGGTCGTCGGTTCGATCCCGTCATCCTCCACCAATCCTCAATGCGTAGCGTTGCTGTGAGAAGCAGAGCGTTGTGCATTGGCGATTGAGCCAGTCAGAGTGATACGCGGTTATAGCAACCGCGATATCGGCTGTCGTTCTTTAACAATCAGGAAGAAGTAGTAAAGAGATTCACGAAAGGACATCTAGAGATGGGTGTGTGAGTAGGTGAATCAGGGTTGTGATTGTATCAATGTATGAAAAGAGAGATCGAAAGATCGCTTTTGGAATACGGCGCAACACGAATACTCAACCTGTAGCGACTGTTGAACTGCTGCTGTGGCAACACAGGGGTGGCGAGACACACTCGTTATAGGGTCAAGCGAACAAGTGCATGTGGTGGATGCCTTGGCGATCACAGGCGATGAAGGACGCGGTAGCCTGCGAAAAGCGGTGGGGAGCTGGCAAACGAGCTTTGATCCACCGATATCCGAATGGGGAAACCCACTCCGTATGGAGTATCCGTAGCTGAATACATAGGCTACGTGAAGCGAACGCGGTGAACTGAAACATCTAAGTAACCGCAGGAAAAGAAATCAACCGAGATTCCCAGAGTAGTGGCGAGCGAAATGGGACCAGCCTGTACTCTTTATCTTCATTGTTAGTCGAACGCTCTGGAAAGTGCGGCCATAGCAGGTGATAGCCCTGTAGACGAAAACAGCGAGGAAGAACTAGGTGTACGGAAAGTAGGGCGGGACACGTGAAATCCTGTCTGAAGATGGGGGGACCATCCTCCAAGGCTAAATACTCGTGATCGACCGATAGTGAACCAGTACCGTGAGGGAAAGGCGAAAAGAACCCCGGGAGGGGAGTGAAATAGATCCTGAAACCGCATGCATACAAACAGTCGGAGCCTTTGAAAGAGGGTGACGGCGTACCTTTTGTATAATGGGTCAGCGACTTACATTCAGTGGCAAGCTTAACCGATTAGGGCAGGCGTAGCGAAAGCGAGTCCGAACAGGGCGATTCAGTCGCTGGGTGTAGACCCGAAACCAGGTGATCTATCCATGGCCAGGATGAAGGTGCGGTAACACGTACTGGAGGTCCGAACCCACTAACGTTGAAAAGTTAGGGGATGAGCTGTGGATAGGGGTGAAAGGCTAAACAAACCTGGAAATAGCTGGTTCTCTCCGAAAACTATTTAGGTAGTGCCTCGTGTATCACCTTCGGGGGTAGAGCACTGTCATGGTTGTGGGGTCCATTGCGGATTACTACGCCATAGCAAACTCCGAATACCGAAGAGTGCAATCACGGGAGACAGACATCGGGTGCTAACGTCCGGTGTCAAGAGGGAAACAACCCAGACCGCCAGCTAAGGTCCCCAAATATTGCTAAGTGGGAAACGAAGTGGGAAGGCTAAAACAGTCAGGAGGTTGGCTTAGAAGCAGCCATCCTTTAAAGAAAGCGTAATAGCTCACTGATCGAGTCGTCCTGCGCGGAAGATGTAACGGGGCTAAGCAATATACCGAAGCTGCGGATGCACATTTATGTGCATGGTAGGAGAGCGTTCCGTAAGCCTGCGAAGGTGCATTGAAAAGTGCGCTGGAGGTATCGGAAGTGCGAATGCTGACATGAGTAGCGATAAAGGGGGTGAAAGGCCCCCTCGCCGTAAGCCCAAGGTTTCCTACGCAACGTTCATCGGCGTAGGGTGAGTCGGCCCCTAAGGCGAGGCAGAAATGCGTAGCTGATGGGAAGCAGGTTAATATTCCTGCACCATTGTTAAATGCGATGGGGGGACGGATCGCGGAAGGTTGTCCGGGTGTTGGAAGTCCCGGTTTCTGTGTTGGAGAAGGCACTCAGGCAAATCCGGGTGCGCAATTCAAGGGCATGGGACGAGCCGCTTAGGCGGTGAAGCAACTGGAAGTGGTTCCAAGAAAAGCCTCTAAGCTTCAGTTTAACAAGACCGTACCGCAAACCGACACAGGTGGGCGAGATGAGTATTCTAAGGCGCTTGAGAGAACTCGGGAGAAGGAACTCGGCAAATTGGTACCGTAACTTCGGGATAAGGTACGCCCCTGTAGCTTGACTGGCCTGCGCCAGAAGGGTGAAGGGGTTGCAATAAACTGGTGGCTGCGACTGTTTAATAAAAACACAGCACTCTGCAAACACGAAAGTGGACGTATAGGGTGTGACGCCTGCCCGGTGCCGGAAGATTAAATGATGGGGTGCAAGCTCTTGATTGAAGTCCCGGTAAACGGCGGCCGTAACTATAACGGTCCTAAGGTAGCGAAATTCCTTGTCGGGTAAGTTCCGACCTGCACGAATGGCGTAACGATGGCCACACTGTCTCCTCCCGAGACTCAGCGAAGTTGAAGTGTTTGTGATGATGCAATCTCCCCGCGGCTAGACGGAAAGACCCCATGAACCTTTACTGTAGCTTTGCATTGGACTTTGAACCGGTCTGTGTAGGATAGGTGGGAGGCTTTGAAGCGTGGACGCCAGTCTGCGTGGAGCCGCCCTTGAAATACCACCCTGGTTTGTTTGAGGTTCTAACCTTGGTCCGTAATCCGGATCGGGGACAGTGCATGGTAGGCAGTTTGACTGGGGCGGTCTCCTCCCAAAGTGTAACGGAGGAGTACGAAGGTACGCTAGGTACGGTCGGAAATCGTGCTGATAGTGCAATGGCATAAGCGTGCTTAACTGCGAGACCGACAAGTCGAGCAGGTGCGAAAGCAGGTCATAGTGATCCGGTGGTTCTGTATGGAAGGGCCATCGCTCAACGGATAAAAGGTACTCTGGGGATAACAGGCTGATACCGCCCAAGAGTTCATATCGACGGCGGTGTTTGGCACCTCGATGTCGGCTCATCTCATCCTGGGGCTGTAGCCGGTCCCAAGGGTATGGCTGTTCGCCATTTAAAGAGGTACGTGAGCTGGGTTTAAAACGTCGTGAGACAGTTTGGTCCCTATCTGCCGTGGGCGCTGGATATTTGAAGGGGGCTGCTCCTAGTACGAGAGGACCGGAGTGGACGAACCTCTGGTGTACCGGTTGTCACGCCAGTGGCATCGCCGGGTAGCTATGTTCGGAAGAGATAACCGCTGAAAGCATCTAAGCGGGAAACTCGCCTTAAGATGAGATATCCCCGGGGCTTCGAGCCCCTTGAAGGGTCGTTCAAGACCAGGACGTTGATAGGTCAGGTGTGGAAGCGCAGTAATGCGTTAAGCTAACTGATACTAATTGCCCGTAAGGCTTGATCCTATAACCGGTGTGTCTTGCGCACGGTTGAGTGATCGTTTGTTGTGCCTCGAACAACACAGCCCAACGCTTTAGCTCTGGTGAGCATCACCAGAAACTACTTCTTCCAGATTGGCGGTACTGCCCCACCGGCAGTACGGCAACAAGTCATGCCTGATGATCATAGCGAGTCGGTCCCACCCCTTCCCATCCCGAACAGGACCGTGAAACGACTCCACGCCGATGATAGTGCGGATTACCCGTGTGAAAGTAGGTAATCGTCAGGCTCCCTAGCAGCAACAGAAACCCCACCCCGCAAAGGTGGGGTTTCTGCGTTTACGCGGCCGGAAAACAGGTGAAAAACACGCGGGATAAACCACCTTCACTCCTTCCCCATCCGCAGCGTGTTCGCGTAGCCCGTCAGCTTTTAGTCCCTGACATTGTTTCGGCATCCACACTCGACTCCTCGATCCCATCCCTTCAAAACAGCCAAACTGAACCTAAAAAAGCTGTTTTCAACAGACATGTAGGCTGTCCTAAAACAGCATTCATCACTTCCTCAAGCCCCTTCCTGCGCCAACCGGGCAGTATCCCTCCGTCTTAACATTCATCTCAAAATACTGTATAAATATACAGTGAAAACTCGGCACCTCATGCTTGCTCGATGCCGGGCAGGGCGGAGCATTTCCTAATTCAAGAGCGTGTCTATGGCAGCAGCGATTCAGCTTGCGACGACCGCCCTGTCGTCCCAATTACGGCGTCAGGTGTGGCAGGGCAATGAGCTTGCCGAAGCGGACTCGCGTGTGATTTCCAGCGGCTATGCCGCGCTGGATCGGTTGTTGCCGGGACAAGGCTGGTCAGCTGGCGGTCTGACGGAATTGTTGATCGAGCATGGTGGAGTGGGTGAAGTACGTCTGCTAGCCCATGCGCTTTGTCATCTGACGAAGCAAGCCGAACGGCATGTCATGCTCGTGGCGCCTCCG
The nucleotide sequence above comes from Paraburkholderia aromaticivorans. Encoded proteins:
- a CDS encoding AI-2E family transporter, whose amino-acid sequence is MKSDQLIERLAAVFALIILVGGSLLVLAPFTTALLWGAILSYSSWGLYRRLTAAMGGRRKGAATLIVLIILIVVLGPFVYAGFAFGAHVHEIVALVQRLFEGGLPDLPPWVARIPLVGSNIEAFWERLTSSNSELIAQLRTLAAPAGKWILAAAIAVTHGLGLLALSIVLAFFFYTGGEGAAAWLNAGMRRIAGERADYLLALAGSTVKGVVYGILGTALVQGILAGFGCWIAGVPAPALLGLATFFLSVIPGGPVVVWLPAAIWLYHGGATGWAIFLVVWGVLAVGMSDNVIKPILIGKNSDMPLILVMLGILGGAFAFGFLGVFIGPTLLAVAYTVLHDWTIGAPAARALAPDVKAPVVDEPGPVKKVP
- a CDS encoding response regulator transcription factor, with amino-acid sequence MRFSILNSDAERRDGLKALLRQIDRLARFNEAQDWRQVERTLKRQRPDLLLVDWQDWMSIADIRHLLSHYPDLRIAVLSDQISPAAVRDLMDEGVLGVVPRDTDPCLIVRAFEMVLLGGHYVPPGALALDPPLPADIAIRPFDEKSAPPRRARLANVLSPRQQQIMRCVHMGSTNKMIARTLGISEGTVKIHLTSIFQQLGAPNRAAAVALYNGWLSNHLQVLRNGHDGPVRPIMGQPGVVPLRRRARRRFQYPMPANDTAALLPMAAEPGAPYGDAPSAGPAPDPLAQGPA
- a CDS encoding DUF2863 family protein, coding for MRSRIAKRLPPDADKLVGLSLALFASGSRTEDRFWEAKLDALLAKIVRNANQTTLDAALDHLQQNHPDAYGALADMAETHSESFIVEHEGAPYEALLIAAPVLAWTRYMIPSGPLKADAADALRAHLQAHVLAANTRVAMAPFLYSIDQLPRHHVETWRIAQQLAQAAMAGGNVKLNFGELPETSPILADPRFLLAVVAAPVGEPTFRWQEEEQGSRIERGQCLEQWATQGGANLSLVLPGCEFECLLPDAYYSACRDADERVRPHTVRTAVRYLFDTIGAAPQELRAVVAGFGERRIDEYRVGFTRRGSNDVIYGVVWPLYGRENGEPGIDEEPQETAASDDPLEEIVALLKETGVTEVRRHAGRFEPEYCDDCGVPLYADPLGEIVHAEMPEDAEPAQPHFH